Below is a genomic region from Miscanthus floridulus cultivar M001 chromosome 1, ASM1932011v1, whole genome shotgun sequence.
ataaaaattggttttaaacacTAAGTGATATAGCATGGCAATGGAATTTAACTTTCGTTTCACGCttccgttgatcgttttgagCCACGGAACTTGATCTACACtctatattacatgcattaacacataaatatgatgctcatgacatattttagcaaATAATTTACAGTGCAACACCAAGAGTGTTACAAGAAACTATCAGTCGAACAACTCCTTGGTATCACTAGATGATGACTTTATAGTCTTTTTAGGTGTAATAATAGAATAGATATATAGAAGAAAAGAGAAGAGATGTAGATTTTTATTAGGTTTGTGAGGAGCCAAAAAGTCAGCCCCAACTCCTCTGTTAAAAAAAGCTCCAACTATGGCGCCGCAAGAAGTCGGAGCCAGAGCCCTACCACACGGGGCCTTCGTAGAATATATAGACtacttctgatgggtttcaacaaAAAGGCTACTTTTATTTAAGGCTTATATATAGCTATTTTCATAAACAGTAGTTTTTATACCACTCAAATTTTCCCCTACGTTGGACATGCTCTTACCGATGTGCTACCGAGTTAGTTTCTCTCTCTTTTCCACATAGAATAAGGTATAATATCTGCTAATTGTTGCAGACGTCCTAAAGATTTATATTATTTACTAACAAATATGTTTGTGCGTTACAACGGTAAAAAAAATAAATGCTTGTATGTGAGAGTTGTGttaaaaaaggaaaaatcattTATTTGTGTAAATATAATTTTACAGTTTGTTCGCTTAATTTATACGTTAGAAGTCCAGGCACAGTGGATCGAACTTGTTCCTGCTTTCAATTTATTTTGGTTTGGTTCATACTAGTGTCACAAAGTTCCTGATACGAAGGGTACACGAAACGGGTACGTGGATCGAAAATTTTAAGTTTCTAATTTGTGAGGGTATATCTCTTCGGGGCGATTGATTCAAAGAGTGGAACATGATCCCTAGATAATTTGGACGATATACGTGGAACGTAGCTACAAAACGAGAACATGATTCCGATATATTTATTTACATAAATATTTATTGATACTATAATTTTAGATTTCACGGATTCCTAAAAACAGATTTCATGTAGAATACTAACGCTAATTGTTTATAGATTTATAAGAAAATACGAATGCATTGTAGCGTTTGGGTTGCAGGTCCATTTGTATTGACTGTCTCATTATTAGGACATGGCTTATCGGACTCCAGGCCCATTTCTCTCCTCTCCCATCAACTCTACTCATTCATCTGACGCATAGAGCATAGAGCTGTCGTACAGGAGAAACCAgcgcgccgccgcgcccgccgccggcaCCTAGCCTCAGCATTGCACCGCTCCACCGCCAACGTCAGGTTCCAgtgccgcccgccgccgccccctACACCAACACCGCGCCGCGCAGCCGACCCAGCACCACGGCTTGCAGTAGAACTAATGCCGCGCTGCTGCCAAGCTTTAGAGGAACCTACGCCCAATGCCGCGCCGTGAATCTCTGCAGCGCCACTACGTCGCGTTTGTCGTCGGCATTTTGCATCCTCTCAATGATCTAGTGTGCTTCGGAACGTCATCCCAACTCGCGTCCCCATCATCAATATGTCGACGTGCCGAATCAGGAAAGCTGTCTATGGTGGATTCGATTTGGAAAATCTTTGGCGGCTGAACTTGATCCGTTTTCGTCTCAGGCCCTTGGAAAAAAAATCCATGAAAAGAAAAAGGACTTGTACATGAACATGGAAAAACGTAAACTGTAACCGAGCCGATGTCTTAGTTGGATGAAAGATTTTGTGcaagaaattttacctctttattattagggatAGATTAATTATTTTGGCTAGTGATGGAACACATGTAGTCAACTTTTCATACTTTCAGCAAGGTATACGCCGGTTGGACGCGTGGAAGAACTTGAGTGATTTGTCTCAAAGATGTACGATGTTTATAATAtagccatgttcgcttggctgataagtcatggctgaaagtactgttggctgatttgttatgagagaaaaatattgttcgttgactgaaaaagtacgacttataagccaagggCGAATCTTTCTGGGTAAACAAGGAAAATCATATTCAAAGAACACTCACggtttaattttgatttagcGAGGGAGTCTAAAAAAATCAGTTTATTTATATTGTTTTATATATTTTTAAGTTGTGGGAAGAAACCGCATAGAACTTCTGGACTTCCTAAAAAGATTATGATATATAGACGTCTGGAGCAACTGCAGCAGGTCCTTCAAATAGGCCCTTAAAATCAAAAGATGAGGTTCACATAAAAAACACAGGAGCAAGGACCCTACTCAAACCCCCCAACAGTAAGAGATCCTCAAATTCTCATCTCGCGTCTTCATCAGTGCCACCCAATAGGAGGACACACTTTTAGTTTTGACCGTCTTTCCGCGCCTGTTCAGAACCATGCTTTGCCCAAGCGCTCGCTCCGTCTTGTTTCTTGATCGTCGTTGTTGCTAGATCAGTCGCGGCCACCACGCTCGGTCTAGTCTCCTGGGCTCCTGGCCCTGCGCCTTCTCCTGGGAGGAAGTGCGGGCACTGCACCCCCTCTCCATCTCTGACGCTCCGGCTACCTGGCACACGTCGCCCCTCCCGCTTGCCTGACGCTCCATGCAACTCCAGGCACGCCGCCACTAGGGGGCCTCCTTGGCGGCTAGCCCTTCCCAATGAGCCCCCGATGGTAGATCCACCTCTCTTGCCTTCTTCCTCCCTCAGCGACTTCGCTAATGATGTGCCTTTGTCTGGCCTCCTCCCTTGTTGGCTCCCCTTCCCTGTAGACCCCTCGCCATCCTCCTTCCTCGACAAGGCTCCTCCACCCTAGCGAGTAAGAACAGAAACGACGAGTGGGTCTTGTATGCTATGTCTACtgtaatgtatttgaaaacttCTGCTAGAGTAGATATAAAAAAACCTAGGCCATCAAAAGTGGAGAAGTCCTAAAACCAAAAGTAAAGTTTGTGATTTAAGGTCTCCTGCTAAAGTTACTCTCAATATAGCTAGTGTGAGCATATAAAAAAACCAACGAACATATCAAGGCAAGTTAAGATGGACCCAAAACTGAAGCAAGAAATGCGGCTCATGGACAATGAATTTCCAAATTTCTTGTTCTACCAGGCTCAGAGGCCATCCAGAATAAAACACCAATGTCCAATTCATGATGTGATATAAATTGTCGTATAAGTTTTcatgataattttaaattttataaaattatGAAGTTTCCTATTATTGGTTGATTGAATTCAACATGTTGAACATGGCATACTATGAATATGGTCCAACATAGCATTTTTTTTGCCGATTCACAAAATATGTCGCCGGACGTTTTAGTTCCACTTTTATGCATgatgaaaaaaaagaagaaaatagaACAACATTGAAGTTGTTAACAACCTCCCTCCATATTTCAACACGTTGAGTATTTTCTGCTGATTCACAAAATACCACATGACGTTAGTATACTACTTTTACGCATGATGAGAACAAACAAAGTAATGTACTGTAACAACCTCTGTCCAGATTTGAATACGGCGAACATGACATACTGCACTTTTTTTTTACTGATTCACAAAATATCAGGGGACTATTTTTAGACTTCTACCTTTATATAGCGTTATAAAAACAAACACTaaggcttgttcgacttctttttttagccggaacaatatttttctctcacaacaattgaactggaacagtgttttttagtcagtttcaaccaagtttcagaccagcgaacggggcctaaatgtTAACAACCTCTTTGGGTCTTTCCAAGATTTAGAGCGTGTTCAGCTGGCCAAAATCCGCTGGCTGGTTGGCTACAGTTTTCAGCtgaagcagtgtttttctcttacaaaatTTCTGTCAATATAAACAGTAAAAATTTAAGTCTAGCCCAACGTAGCCTTATTTATCCCTCCCATTCCCTGAAAAGTCTAAACCAATGCGCTGCACTGCAGCACTGCACAGGACTGCTGCGTGTCAGCGTGTGTACTGCTCCCTCCACCCATGCGAGTGCAGGAGGCAGGAGGAGCAAGGAGAGCTGAGCAAAGCCGCCGAGCCCAGCCCTGAAGCCCAGTCGTTGGCTATAAAACCCCGAACCCCATCTGCCGTCCTCCGGCTCTCCCCTTTTGCATGCCTCACCGGCCTCTCCACCTCCCTCCCCTTCCGCCTCCCTCCACTACTGCTAACCCCTCCCTGCTCCCCAATCCCGATCCGCCCCCACATCCAATCCCCGGATTCGCCGTCCCATCACCCCGCTCCGGGTCTCCGCGATTCCGTCCCCACTCCCGCCGATCTCCCCGATCTTTCTCAATCCCTCGGGGGGTTTGATTTCCCATCGTTTCTGGGTTGCGTGTGTGTTCCGGAGTACTGCTGATTGGTATTGAGATGAGGGccgcgaaggcggcggcggcggtggagaggaCGGAGGACAAAGAGATAGACTTGCTTCTCAGCGAGATCCCCCACGTCACGTCCCCGCAGGGGCGGCAGCGCGGGGTGGGCGTCATCGGcgacggcaacggcaacggcgtGCATGGCGCCTCGGGTTCCGACGGCTACACTTCACCAATGCGCATCGGGTGCCGACGGGTACACTGCCCCACGGGTGCCGACGGGTACGATGCGCAGCGCCACGGCAAGGACGCCTACTACGACATGGTCCTGAACCGTCGCGACAATGGTGCTCCACTCCACGGCGGCGATGCAGGGGGCGTTGGCTTCCCCGCGCCGTCACCGCCCTCGGGACCGTTCGTCGGTAGcccaatgccgccgccgccgccgccgccgccgctggcactGGGGGTGGGGGTGGACGACCAGGAGCAGCAGCTGATCGCGAACCAGCTCCGCGGTCTGCGCATCGGCGACGCGCAGGACGCGCTCCAGCGCCAGGGCCCGCCGCCTGTCATTCACACGGCCCCGACTGAGGTCCCCGCAGCGCACGGCGCGTACGATGGGTACAACTTCGCGGCGTCAGGTTCTTCTGTCCGCCATGAGCACGTGTTCCTTGATCAGGCCAAACCTGTCGGGTACGTCGCAGCACGGCCGCATCGCTTCGTGTCGGACGTTGGCCTGGATGACTTTGGTGGTTTCCCCAGAGCCTTGGACACCAGCATTGGTGGCTTCATGTACAATAGGGTAGGGCATGGCACTGGCATTGGTTGGGGCCAAGGTTTGGTGCAGCCTGATTTCGCCGAGTCCTACCTGCTTTCCAGTCAGGCTGGTGCAGAGTTTTCCACCTCGAGTCCGGTTGCCCTCAAGCGACACTATGCATATGGTGGTGTCCCTGTGGCAGCCAACGGGTTTGCGAGAGGCAGAAATcagtttgatgcattaagttgtgACAACAGTCCCAGTGAGGTTGGTGCAGAGTTTTTCAGCTCGAGTCCGGCTGCCCTTGACTTCCGTGGTGGACCAAAGCGACACTATGCATATGGTGGTGTCTCTGTGGCAGACAACGGGTTTGCGAGAGGCAGAAATCAGTTTGAGGCATTCCATTGTGACAACAGTCTGATGTTTGATGGGAAGAACATGAACTTCCTGGAACGTGAGAGGGAGAGGAGATTCCAGCGTGTCAATAGCAGGGCACTGGAGCTTGGGAGTTCTAGGACTTTGAGGTTTGACAATGTGGTTCGTGTCAAGGAAGGATCCATCTACCACATGGCCAAGGACCAAAATGGGTGCCGGTATTTGCAGGACAAGTTTTTGGAAGGGAAGCATCATGTCGATGCGATCTTTGAAGGAATCATTAACCACATTGCAGACCTTATGATCAGCAGTTTTGGCAACTATCTTGTACAGAAGATGCTGGAAGTGTGTGATGAAGGACAAAGGCTGAGGGTCATCTTAGTGCTGACGCAGGACCCTGTGAAGCAGCTGATTGCCATCTCTCTAAACACACATGGGTAATTATCTTTTCTTCTGAAAATTAATCAGAAATTTGCATTATGATTCTTGTCTGACACTACAAGCATTTGTACTTGGCAACCAATTATGTTATTTGTTGATTTTAGAATGCTGTGCTTTGAGTCAGTATAATAAAGTACACTGGCATCAGACCAAGTGTGCTGTGATGCTAACATTGCAATATGATCCCTTTTGTTTAGTGGGGGCATGCAATGATGCTGATGATTCTATTGTATTGATTTGTTCCAGGACCAGGGTAGTACAGAGATTGATAGAGACTGTTAGGAGCAGAGATCagattatgctcatcatttcagCCCTACAGCCAAACTTCATGCTGCTTGTCAATGACCCCAATGGTAATCATGTAATACAGAAATGTCTGACAAACTTTGGAGCTGAGGATAACAAGGTACATAATGATTCCTACTAGTTTGTAACTTGTTTCTTCTATTTGTAAATAAATTCTGTCTTCGAGTAATAAGTGGTTGTTGCATTTTTTTAATCATGTTATTGATTTTGATTCTTTGAATAACTGACTCATAAGTTAGAGAACTGATGCTAACACATGGAATTTACTGGTTGTAGGAGTAGAATTGAGCATTTCTAGTTTCGGCTAGCAACTTAAGTTCATATGCATCTGTAATCATAATCAGACATGTTTTTTCTTGCATGAAGTAGTTTCTTTAAAAGTATATATGCTTGCAAACTAACAAACATTAAGCCTTGTCATCTCTACGTAAATTTGCTATTCTTGAACCTTTAGCAGTTTTTTTCAGAGACAGACAATATCCAGGACTTTGTGTACGAACTACTCTAGTTTACTCTGTTACATACTGTACAGAGagccaaagggcgcctagctcaaacggttaggtgacccagcgacactcctcaggtcctgggtttgactccccgtgggagcgaatttcaggctgaggttaaaaaaatcccctcgtctgtctcCATAACCAAAGTACTGGGGGGGCACCGGCCCAATTCTCACTTGGGCGACGGAAAGCCACCATGTAAGGGTGGAGGCGGGGGTTCAGGGGTTTTCTCGGCCGGATGAGAAGGTCCTTCTTATTTGTAATGCTGCGGGGGCAGTCTTAACCCCtccggtcgagtttttttttatatTGTACAGAGACGTTGCTTGCATTTGCAAACAGTATGATTTAATAACTCTTAATGTTGTGCATTAATTAATTTATGAGGTCTGGATCCACCAGAATCCAAAGTTATATTCAGAAATTTAGACATTTAGAAAGTTGGGACCTGGAAATGACATAATACACTAGATTCAACTAAGTTCATTAACCAATAACTAAACTATGGCTATGCTATTTAAGTGGTTAATGACCATTTACCTATGCATATCATGTTTTGGTGGTGGTGATGTCTTATGATCAACCTTAAGGGTTTTCCTCACTTGTCCTGAACTTGGATTTGACTATGTAATCTTGTGTTTTTCCCCTTCAATATTGCCTTTGGCATATGTCTTCTGCATGGGAAGATATATTTTCtgcctacacatggtttttatatGCACTAATGATAGAGAAATTCTTTGGGGCAGATACAATTGTGTTCCTAATTTTCACCACTTCAAATTATGAAGTGAAAATAAGTAATAACAAGTTCGTTACTGTGTACTCAGATTCTCATATTATTATAATTATCTTGCTCGAGATCAATGTGGTGTCATGAAATTCTTCTGCTAGCAAACATATGCTAAGTATGCGTTGATCTTACTTTACTAGAGTATCTGCAAACATACATATGCTAAGTATGCATTGATCTTACTTTACTAGAGTATCTGCAGACATATTTATATTTACTCTGTTTAAACAGTTCATATTTGAGGGCGCTGCAGCCAACTGTTTTAACATGGCGGTACATCGCCATGGATGCTGTGTTCTACAGCGTTGCATATCTAATGCACGTGGTGTATACCAGGCCAATCTAATTGTGGAAATATGTGCTCGTGGCTTTGAGCTTGCTCAAGATCCATTTGGGTAAACTCTTGGTTGCTTATATTATATTctgttgcaaaaaaaaaaaaaccattgcTTTGTGCTTGTTTTTCCACTACATTAGTGATCTGTCTGGTAGATTGTACACAAAGTCTGTGTACCTTTTTATTTCACTGCTTTCTTAGTTTTCAATACTGATGATCATCTCTTATATATCTTATATTTGTACAAGGCTGAACTTTGTTGGAAATAACTTTTCACCAGTGACTTAATTTGAGTGTAGCAAATGTTTGTTCTCCCTTGTTTATATAAACCTTTATATATGTATCTCAGTTCAAATCTATGTATGTTTCATGAGCTTTCTCAGTGATActgtgtagtttttttttttcagaagATAACATATTAGCATAACAGGGACCATGAAACTTAAAATGTGTGGATAGTGTTATGAACTCTGTGCCAAGTCGCTTACTAGATAAACTAAGTGGTTTCTACCTATATTTTCCAGAAATAAAGGGAGCCCAAACTGTGCTGAAAGTCCCACATATTTTGGGTCATTGGGTCAACCCAAAACTTGCAAAAAATGAACTAAAATGTCATGCTTCCTAATTAATTTAGGAGGAGAAGGGCTAGTTGACTCACAAAACACCATTGGGTACACTTGCATCCTTAATCCTAACCCTCTCGATTGAAACAAGTCTTAATTGATTTCATTTATCTACGGTATTTTAGGAATTTATTTTGAACCAGATAGATGGCAAAACTCAGAACTGTATCAACTCATCCCACACTAAGATTGATTTCCCATTTCCCCTTGTCCCAGGAACTATGTGGTCCAATATGTTTTGGAACTGAAAATTCCTTCTGCAAATGCACACTTGGCATCTCAGTTTGAAGGAAAGTATATTTATCTCTCAAAGCAGAAGGTGAGCAGCAATGTGGTGGAGAGATGCCTAAAGTTTTTCCCGGACGATGCCAAAGCTGTCATAGTACATGAATTGCTCTTGCTCAGCGGGTCTCACTTTGAGCAACTGCTGCAAGACCCTTATGCCAACTATGTCATTTACACTGCCCTTCTCCACACCAAGGTTAGTATGCAACATCATCTTAGTACACCATTCGGTATGCGCAACATTGCATTTGTCATGCTCATTATTTTTGTCTCCATGGCAGGGCCATCTGCACAATGCCATTGTTGAAGCGATCCGCCCTCATGAGGATGCCATCCGGACAAGCCCCTGTTGTAAGAGGATCTGCAGGGCCCTGTCCAGGAGGTGAAAGTTGTACCATCTGTATACGTTTGGTACCAGGAGGAAGGTCGCTGGCCTGTATTTGATTGTTGTCAATTTATGTTCACTAGTTTGTCACCCATAATGTACTCCTCCACGCCGCCCTACACGAGCCCTGTCAGTTCAGAAAGGCAGGTTTTTGTTGCAGGAACAACGGTTTAAGTTATCGTCAGGTACTCAGGTTGTAAAAAAGGATACCGCCGTCGTGTCTTCCGTGGTGTAGTTTTTTTTTGCCGCAGGCCTGTCCTGATGGTGTGCTGTAGTGTAGATTGTAGAGTTGTAAAAGGAACCCGTGTGCTTTCCCCCCTTGGGTCTGTTTTGTATCTGCTGTATTGCTTTCCACTTTGGATTCTATGAGTTGTTGCTGTTGGACAAGGATCATTCAAAAAACATATACTTTTGGACAAGTGTTATACTTGTTTGCTTTTAGCCTTTTGTACATAACTGTGTGTTTTGAGGAACGAGATCAATGTTTCATTGAGAGTTGTAATCATCGTGTGCTGAAATTGTCAGGTTTCCTGGTGATGAGTGACATCCACTTTGATGAATATTTTTTTCCCATCAGCGATTAGCTTTGCTGCTGTGAAACGGAATGTTGATGACGGAATGGGGAATGGAATGTCGATGTTGGAATGGAAAAGAAAATTTTCTGCTGTGAAATTGAATGGCTGGAACAGAGCATTTGCCAAAAACAAAACAAAGAGAGTTGTAAACATCGTGTGCTGAAATTGACAGGTTTCCTGCTGGATAGATTTTTTTTGGCCAGTGGATACCCAGGAAATAAAGAAAATCAGATTACCAAGTGAACAGGCTGATGATAATTTGGCATGGCACTATGAAAAGAATGGTCTCTACTCTGTAAAAAGTGCATACTGGATGGCTCGGAAGCGCTTAACGGAGGAGCAGGGTGGTGGCCAATCGACTTCTGAAAATGCTGATGGTCGGCCAGTTTGGAAAGAATTCTGGAGGATCCCGCTTCCCCATGAGATCCTAATCTTCGTTTGGAAAATAGCGAACAATGGTTTAGCAACGCAACGGAACAAATTTCGGCGCAATATAGTTCAAAGGGACACCTGCGAAATATGTGGCATGGAGACGGAATCGCTAAATCATGCACTAGTGGGACGCCGTCATGCATGTCAGCTGCGTACGGCAATGAGAGAGCACTGGGCATTGCCGGACGAAAAACAGTTCCTCAATCTGGACCAATTCAATTTTCTGGATTTTCTGTTGAAGACTGAAAGGGATATGAGAGAAAGGTGCCTGATGATCTTATGGTTATGGCGTTCCTGGCAGGTGCGGAACGACGTCACACATGAAGCACGCGGTCTTTCCATTGAGGGTTCAGTTCGTTTCCTGAGAA
It encodes:
- the LOC136505379 gene encoding putative pumilio homolog 7, chloroplastic, encoding MRAAKAAAAVERTEDKEIDLLLSEIPHVTSPQGRQRGVGVIGDGNGNGVHGASGSDGYTSPMRIGCRRVHCPTGADGYDAQRHGKDAYYDMVLNRRDNGAPLHGGDAGGVGFPAPSPPSGPFVGSPMPPPPPPPPLALGVGVDDQEQQLIANQLRGLRIGDAQDALQRQGPPPVIHTAPTEVPAAHGAYDGYNFAASGSSVRHEHVFLDQAKPVGYVAARPHRFVSDVGLDDFGGFPRALDTSIGGFMYNRVGHGTGIGWGQGLVQPDFAESYLLSSQAGAEFSTSSPVALKRHYAYGGVPVAANGFARGRNQFDALSCDNSPSEVGAEFFSSSPAALDFRGGPKRHYAYGGVSVADNGFARGRNQFEAFHCDNSLMFDGKNMNFLERERERRFQRVNSRALELGSSRTLRFDNVVRVKEGSIYHMAKDQNGCRYLQDKFLEGKHHVDAIFEGIINHIADLMISSFGNYLVQKMLEVCDEGQRLRVILVLTQDPVKQLIAISLNTHGTRVVQRLIETVRSRDQIMLIISALQPNFMLLVNDPNGNHVIQKCLTNFGAEDNKFIFEGAAANCFNMAVHRHGCCVLQRCISNARGVYQANLIVEICARGFELAQDPFGNYVVQYVLELKIPSANAHLASQFEGKYIYLSKQKVSSNVVERCLKFFPDDAKAVIVHELLLLSGSHFEQLLQDPYANYVIYTALLHTKGHLHNAIVEAIRPHEDAIRTSPCCKRICRALSRR